A DNA window from Trypanosoma brucei brucei TREU927 chromosome 11 chr11_scaffold01 genomic scaffold, whole genome shotgun sequence contains the following coding sequences:
- a CDS encoding variant surface glycoprotein, translated as MCGIKYCVVLFALVLRTSISGEGKIVNEDEFGALCGMINLAQAGLRKIKEVRETIKGTIRIGSRCLELTGGRVLDTICEGENSRNCENRRTFWKKAESSSNKKIAGDGLLDRQTEEMIRKIGGEAADLYEDVTRKQWVPFANALEEKINEALYGVPWRPEEIKENTTDRKQLCQQEISRNAVHYPPASLSRDLLCVCAMDLESVRKHRLCCEFCGYEDNREVWKPNKDSWERWNFLRAHCAFLGEPKEDFEKLASTFRRLINQQHNTPIGVMYILGYQKRNSFWSLGLSSRGPMGPGVHYVLMGKEKTTDDIPWLKLLREVTMEMGQPAQDNVQEGEFTEALEKLEQDLEKLIQTK; from the coding sequence ATGTGTGGTATTAAATATTGCGTCGTTTTGTTTGCCTTGGTGCTCCGAACAAGTATCTccggggagggaaaaattgTCAATGAAGATGAATTTGGAGCCCTATGTGGTATGATAAATCTGGCTCAGGCTGGATTGAGGAAGATAAAGGAGGTCCGAGAAACCATTAAAGGTACGATAAGAATTGGATCAAGATGCCTCGAGCTTACTGGGGGTAGGGTATTGGACACGATTTgtgagggagaaaatagtAGAAACTGCGAAAATCGCAGAACGTTTTGGAAGAAAGCGGAAAGTTCatcgaacaaaaaaatagcCGGAGACGGTCTTCTAGATCGACAAACGGAGGAAATGATTAGGAAGATAGGAGGTGAAGCCGCAGACCTATATGAGGATGTCACGAGGAAGCAATGGGTACCATTTGCAAATGCActggaagaaaaaatcaaCGAAGCCCTCTATGGTGTGCCTTGGAGACCAGAAGAGATTAAGGAAAACACTACAGACAGAAAGCAACTATGTCAGCAGGAGATTTCACGGAACGCGGTGCATTACCCACCAGCGTCGTTGAGCAGGGATTTATTATGTGTCTGCGCGATGGACCTGGAGTCAGTGAGGAAGCACAGACTTTGCTGCGAATTTTGCGGTTACGAAGATAATCGGGAGGTTTGGAAACCAAACAAGGATTCGTGGGAAAGATGGAACTTTCTTCGAGCACACTGTGCATTTCTTGGAGAACCTAAGGAAGATTTCGAGAAACTTGCGAGCACGTTCAGGCGCCTGATAAATCAGCAACACAACACGCCTATCGGGGTTATGTACATCTTGGGATACCAGAAGAGAAACAGCTTCTGGTCCCTTGGGCTCTCGTCAAGGGGACCTATGGGTCCGGGTGTGCATTATGTTTTaatgggaaaagagaaaacgacTGACGATATACCATGGTTGAAACTGTTGCGAGAGGTGACAATGGAGATGGGACAACCGGCTCAAGACAATGTCCAAGAAGGTGAGTTCACAGAGGCCCTTGAGAAGTTGGAACAAGACCTCGAAAAATTGATTCAGACAAAGTGA
- a CDS encoding ubiquitin-like protein, putative produces the protein MHINVSGARPEHTINGLEVDVEEGVEGLRRRIGERLGAPPEQLRLIHMGQLIDGSRPLSSFLQDGTTVHVVVSPGAANNNTSGDARRGVSGGMDITASIMSPTGLTEFLTNIIPDIRNASTGNARDGVPVMMSIARTMLPAAVQAFSRFEGTQTPQQTRTQSQNQTQQSQQPQEEPQAGQQHMQTHHQSTRVLIGRNSSTPEPTSLHIHLHVTTNDLDELPDRLERLGRRIYLPSLSVSTHVEPTSEISGNHRSSEHNAGRTADAAAPHSNENNTTEADEDEIVSDGLILSLLGQLASTTRGNPPNDGEFGTHGLGNLLIRSMIRENPTAFLGICVGNWESFAHFQSRISEVTTQWLAAGRHAGPVTPEERQRRIEQEADRLARLVAENLELVRAFEQERRPNIDVAAELRRFVIYAHETVIGAIVNPHVSGSAWAQGVRTALVFAGGIAMDRASTWFTRGAESLTRLAGLVASAAVQQFTSLDQSTAEQLAAIIDGTLPTTLLELQQEYQSLPRPEGEPGIFNETASVTTTSEGANANELLDICLEEFCEGGPDDSSQAVPDVPPDGYAGELEGALRALGTLPDDAAEDMMNRAQRFCHEAPTGRTGERSSMWKQLERR, from the coding sequence ATGCACATCAACGTCTCCGGTGCACGACCCGAACACACAATTAATGGTTTAGAGGTTGATGTCGAAGAAGGTGTTGAGGGCCTGCGCCGCCGCATAGGAGAGCGACTCGGGGCTCCGCCGGAGCAGCTACGCCTCATCCACATGGGCCAGCTTATCGATGGATCACGCCCTTTAAGCTCCTTCCTGCAAGATGGCACTACTGTCCATGTAGTGGTTTCGCCAGGGGCCGCAAATAATAACACCAGTGGTGATGCTCGACGTGGAGTGAGTGGGGGGATGGATATCACCGCAAGCATCATGTCCCCGACAGGTCTCACTGAGTTCTTAACAAATATCATACCGGATATACGGAATGCTTCCACTGGGAACGCGCGCGACGGTGTGCCCGTAATGATGTCAATTGCTCGGACAATGCTTCCCGCAGCTGTTCAGGCCTTTAGTCGTTTTGAAGGGACCCAAACTCCGCAACAAACTCGAACTCAATCCCAAAATCAAACTCAGCAATCCCAGCAGCCACAGGAAGAACCTCAGGCAGGACAGCAACATATGCAGACACACCACCAATCGACTCGTGTTCTCATTGGCCGCAACTCTTCCACTCCAGAGCCGACATCCCTCCATATTCATCTGCACGTGACGACGAACGATCTTGACGAGCTGCCGGATCGTCTCGAACGGTTGGGGAGACGTATTTATCTTCCGTCGTTGAGTGTAAGCACACACGTCGAGCCGACATCCGAAATCAGTGGGAACCATCGTTCTTCCGAACACAACGCAGGTCGAACGGCGGACGCCGCTGCACCACACagcaacgaaaacaacacaaccgAAGCTGACGAAGACGAAATTGTAAGCGATGGCTTGATCCTCAGCCTCCTTGGCCAACTGGCCTCCACAACCAGGGGGAATCCACCCAACGATGGTGAGTTCGGGACCCACGGGCTCGGTAACCTTCTAATCCGGTCGATGATACGGGAAAATCCCACTGCTTTCTTGGGTATCTGCGTCGGGAACTGGGAGAGCTTTGCCCACTTCCAATCGCGCATTTCAGAAGTGACGACACAGTGGCTTGCAGCGGGGCGGCACGCTGGACCCGTTACTCCGGAGGAGCGCCAGCGACGCATTGAGCAGGAGGCTGACAGGCTTGCTCGTCTCGTTGCGGAAAATCTGGAGCTAGTGCGGGCTTTTGAACAGGAACGTCGACCTAATATCGATGTAGCGGCTGAGTTGCGAAGGTTTGTTATCTATGCTCATGAAACGGTTATAGGAGCGATCGTCAATCCACATGTGTCCGGAAGTGCGTGGGCCCAAGGCGTCCGAACGGCTCTTGTTTTCGCAGGTGGTATCGCCATGGATCGCGCCTCCACGTGGTTTACGCGGGGGGCTGAGAGTTTGACTCGGCTTGCCGGCCTGGTTGCCAGCGCGGCCGTCCAGCAATTCACTTCACTTGACCAAAGCACCGCGGAGCAGCTTGCCGCAATAATTGATGGAACACTTCCCACTACTCTCCTTGAACTTCAGCAAGAATACCAGTCCTTACCTCGGCCAGAGGGTGAGCCGGGCATTTTTAACGAGACTGCATCCGTAACCACAACATCCGAGGGTGCCAATGCAAACGAACTTCTGGACATTTGCTTGGAGGAGTTCTGTGAAGGGGGACCGGATGACTCCTCACAAGCGGTCCCTGACGTTCCGCCAGATGGTTATGCCGGAGAACTGGAAGGGGCTCTGCGGGCCCTCGGAACACTCCCCGATGACGCTGCCGAAGACATGATGAACCGCGCTCAGCGCTTTTGCCACGAGGCCCCCACCGGCCGAACGGGTGAAAGATCATCCATGTGGAAGCAACTGGAGAGGAGGTGA
- a CDS encoding lectin, putative, which yields MSAIVHQGVSYRMNQKESGGKHTASVYRGVFFPLSQLLLLAIFATVVSPAAASASPKLTGSQMHRTIEKVIEHHSFTPPLLRNYYGGEGLEHWFVGGTAVVTDDHVRLTGNYRDQEGYMWNREALDMPSFEIIVGFHLHGTARYPADGFAIWLTSSPQNATGPLMGHPMDFQGVGVVFDTFDNDGAGNNPAVYVLYNAEGSENREYTTSNDFKNEHVGSCEYAFRQTSAKFSTARLQYKNETLRVYLSNSAEEDETLCTSVSVQLKTDSKDYYIGITAATGGYSDNHDIAFVHTMPIEGEKYDHDVYSRTTPVEESANHHEAVTEENVAKNDETNKNQTHEQENATSAESANEGEKPLHEEKVEQHDAEKQEKEHKEEEKQNADKHHEEGKRDEEEHQQAEEREEDKQEGRRQSPNPRRKHRSEDQEEENHKGKRTSESKKRSAESTNDEKEVSGTDEEEAAELRHESNRAKGRRASDRRSRRSRDVDRDREEDEATADEDESEDEYQEGEEEEREDVVRRRKANRQRSASSKRNRKRRSRDRRD from the coding sequence ATGTCGGCCATCGTGCACCAGGGCGTCTCATATAGGATGAACCAGAAGGAAAGTGGCGGCAAGCACACTGCTTCAGTTTACCGCGGGGTGTTCTTTCCGTTATCACAACTTCTTCTACTTGCCATCTTTGCGACGGTCGTTTCTCCGGCAGCGGCATCCGCGAGTCCAAAACTTACGGGGAGTCAAATGCATCGCACCATTGAGAAGGTTATCGAGCACCACTCATTCACTCCACCACTGCTCCGTAACTACTACGGGGGCGAGGGTTTAGAGCACTGGTTTGTTGGCGGTACCGCTGTTGTTACCGATGATCACGTTCGTCTCACTGGAAACTACAGAGATCAGGAAGGATACATGTGGAACAGAGAGGCCCTCGATATGCCCTCTTTTGAAATTATTGTTGGATTTCACTTACATGGCACGGCACGTTACCCAGCGGACGGTTTCGCCATTTGGCTAACGTCATCTCCTCAGAATGCCACCGGCCCGCTGATGGGGCACCCAATGGATTTTCAAGGTGTTGGAGTAGTGTTCGATACTTTCGACAATGATGGGGCTGGCAACAACCCAGCGGTATATGTCCTTTATAACGCCGAGGGAAGTGAGAACCGGGAGTACACCACATCAAATGACTTCAAGAATGAGCACGTGGGGAGTTGTGAGTACGCTTTCCGTCAGACATCGGCCAAATTCTCTACAGCGCGCCTGCAGTATAAAAATGAAACCCTTCGCGTGTATCTATCAAATTCTGCGGAGGAAGATGAGACGCTGTGTACCTCTGTTTCAGTGCAGCTGAAAACAGACAGCAAGGATTATTATATTGGGATCACTGCGGCTACGGGAGGTTATTCCGATAACCATGATATTGCTTTTGTGCACACCATGCCGATTGAAGGTGAGAAATACGATCACGACGTATACTCAAGGACAACTCCGGTAGAGGAGTCGGCGAATCATCACGAAGCCGTGACAGAGGAGAACGTTGCTAAGAACGACGAGACCAACAAAAACCAAACTCATGAGCAGGAAAATGCAACCTCTGCAGAGTCAGCCAACGAAGGAGAAAAGCCACTTCATGAGGAAAAAGTTGAGCAACATGACGcagaaaagcaggaaaaggagcacaaggaagaagagaagcaaaATGCAGACAAGCATcatgaagagggaaagcgGGACGAAGAGGAGCACCAACAGGCGGAGGAGCGCGAAGAAGACAAGCAGGAAGGGAGGCGCCAATCACCGAACCCCCGTCGTAAGCATAGGTCTGAGGAtcaggaggaagaaaaccacaaaggaaagaggacTTCAGAGTCGAAGAAGCGTTCCGCAGAGTCAACaaatgatgaaaaagaggTGTCCGGCAcagatgaagaagaagctgcGGAATTGCGACACGAGTCTAATCGTGCAAAGGGCCGCCGCGCCTCCGATCGCAGGAGCCGCCGCTCGAGGGATGTGGACCGCGACCGAGAAGAGGATGAGGCTACCGCGGACGAAGACGAGTCGGAAGACGAGTATCAGGagggagaagaggaggaaagggaagatgTTGTACGGCGTCGCAAAGCTAATCGTCAACGTTCAGCTTCCTCCAAGAGGAACCGCAAGCGCCGCTCGAGAGATCGTCGTGACTAG